Proteins encoded by one window of Brevibacterium atlanticum:
- a CDS encoding HAD family hydrolase yields the protein MTNSAEAFPAAVLWDMDGTLVDTEPYWIRAETELMNAHGIPWSDEQGLEFVGNELITSARMMQDAGLELPAEEIVTTLMDAVIDQIRTSVPFRPGALELLAELVAEGIPCVMVTMSYRPLAEAVIASCPAGSFAGLIAGDEVSAGKPDPEPYLKGAALLGFDAAECVALEDSKPGLASAEAAGTIAVGVPHLVDLEPKPGRILWDGLDGRGVEDLRALRKPSA from the coding sequence ATGACGAATTCTGCCGAAGCCTTCCCTGCCGCGGTCCTCTGGGACATGGACGGAACCCTGGTCGACACGGAGCCGTACTGGATCAGGGCCGAGACCGAACTGATGAACGCCCACGGCATTCCCTGGTCGGACGAGCAGGGGCTCGAGTTCGTCGGCAACGAGCTCATCACCTCGGCGAGGATGATGCAGGACGCCGGCCTCGAACTGCCTGCCGAGGAGATCGTGACGACGCTGATGGATGCGGTGATCGATCAGATCCGCACCTCGGTGCCGTTCCGGCCCGGTGCCCTCGAACTCCTCGCCGAGCTCGTGGCCGAGGGGATCCCCTGCGTGATGGTGACGATGTCGTACCGGCCGCTGGCCGAGGCGGTCATCGCGAGCTGTCCCGCCGGCAGCTTTGCCGGACTCATCGCCGGTGACGAGGTGTCTGCCGGCAAACCCGATCCCGAGCCCTATCTCAAGGGTGCGGCCCTGCTCGGGTTCGATGCCGCTGAGTGTGTGGCTCTCGAGGATTCGAAGCCGGGTCTGGCCAGCGCCGAGGCGGCCGGGACGATCGCCGTGGGTGTGCCCCATCTCGTCGACCTCGAGCCCAAGCCGGGTCGGATCCTGTGGGACGGCCTCGACGGCAGAGGCGTCGAAGACCTGCGCGCCCTGCGCAAGCCGTCGGCCTAG
- a CDS encoding site-2 protease family protein, whose product MAAKNHQPGASSGLRLGTVLGAPVILAWSWFLAAIVITILFTPWLNQVRPDLGVGAWFVAFAYAVLLFASVFLHELAHGVAGQFYGQKVAAIELNIWGGFTRFEPQVDNPRDKAATTSFVISIVGPIVNIVLALLGWWALSAASPTSVPWLLLIAVTFANVALGAINLLPGIPLDGGWALQAIMWRITGSQYLGTIVASWVGRIIAVGFIGWSVVTPLLAGERPDPLQVAWMSLIAIMLWFSAGDAATHAKRARKMETYDLSQVIQPAIAATWDAGLADTLDYANTLGNAKERTLIVVLDQKGLPYGLVDRHAAAGRLAETLEAVPAGEVARPLAGWIGVPKDITAPHLLESLTHRPKAQFSLVMDGNTLVGVIDLQEFFDELLAA is encoded by the coding sequence ATGGCCGCGAAAAACCACCAGCCCGGTGCGTCCTCGGGTCTGCGCCTGGGCACCGTCCTCGGCGCCCCGGTGATCCTGGCATGGTCGTGGTTCCTCGCCGCCATCGTCATCACGATCCTCTTCACTCCCTGGCTCAACCAGGTCCGCCCCGATCTGGGCGTCGGAGCCTGGTTCGTCGCCTTCGCCTACGCCGTCCTCCTCTTCGCCTCTGTGTTCCTCCACGAACTCGCCCACGGAGTGGCCGGACAGTTCTACGGGCAGAAGGTCGCCGCCATCGAGCTCAACATCTGGGGCGGCTTCACCCGGTTCGAACCGCAGGTCGACAATCCGCGCGACAAAGCCGCGACCACGAGCTTCGTCATCTCGATCGTCGGCCCCATCGTCAACATCGTCCTCGCCCTCTTGGGATGGTGGGCGCTGAGTGCGGCCAGCCCCACCTCGGTGCCGTGGCTGCTGCTCATCGCGGTCACCTTCGCCAATGTCGCACTCGGGGCGATCAACCTGCTGCCGGGCATCCCGCTCGACGGCGGCTGGGCGCTGCAGGCGATCATGTGGCGCATCACCGGCTCCCAGTACCTCGGCACGATCGTCGCCAGCTGGGTCGGACGCATCATCGCAGTCGGATTCATCGGCTGGTCCGTCGTCACCCCGCTGCTGGCAGGTGAGCGCCCGGACCCGCTGCAGGTGGCATGGATGTCGCTCATCGCGATCATGCTGTGGTTCTCCGCCGGAGATGCCGCCACCCACGCCAAACGGGCACGGAAGATGGAGACCTACGACCTCTCCCAGGTCATCCAGCCGGCGATCGCAGCGACCTGGGACGCCGGCCTCGCCGACACCCTCGACTATGCGAACACGCTCGGCAATGCGAAGGAACGCACCCTCATCGTCGTCCTCGACCAGAAGGGCCTGCCCTATGGACTCGTCGACAGGCATGCCGCCGCGGGCCGCCTCGCCGAGACGCTCGAGGCCGTTCCCGCCGGCGAGGTGGCCCGTCCGTTGGCCGGCTGGATCGGCGTGCCCAAGGACATCACCGCCCCGCATCTGCTCGAATCGCTGACACACCGTCCCAAGGCTCAGTTCAGCCTGGTCATGGACGGCAACACCCTCGTCGGGGTCATCGACCTCCAAGAGTTCTTCGACGAGCTGCTCGCCGCCTGA
- a CDS encoding RecB family exonuclease, whose translation MAELTSLSPSRANDFIQCPLKFRFRSIDRLPEPPSQAAFRGTVVHAVLEKLFTAPAADRTAELAQSMLMPAWDELVEKDPEVLEIFTHESEKETFFTSARRLIDSYFVLEYPEHLEPDETEKFVRTTLDNGLELRGFIDRVDVAPGGQKRLVDYKTGKQPKPQYGREAKFQMGFYALVVYRLSGELVHTLQLMYLGSRSVLKSHPTMTEIEQTEFEIDAIWKDITASAEADRWRPKKSPLCNWCTFKPLCPAWGNSAPPTPEITKIVGV comes from the coding sequence ATGGCCGAGCTCACCAGTCTCTCGCCCTCCCGGGCCAACGACTTCATCCAATGCCCTCTGAAGTTCCGCTTCCGCAGCATCGACAGACTGCCGGAGCCGCCCTCGCAGGCGGCTTTCCGAGGCACCGTGGTCCATGCGGTGCTCGAGAAGCTGTTCACGGCCCCCGCGGCCGACCGCACAGCTGAGCTCGCTCAGTCGATGCTCATGCCGGCCTGGGACGAACTGGTGGAGAAAGATCCCGAGGTACTCGAGATCTTCACTCACGAATCGGAGAAGGAGACGTTCTTCACATCAGCGCGTCGCCTCATCGACTCCTATTTCGTGCTCGAATACCCCGAACACCTCGAACCGGACGAGACGGAGAAGTTCGTCCGCACCACGCTGGACAACGGGCTCGAGCTGCGCGGCTTCATCGACCGGGTCGATGTCGCTCCCGGCGGGCAGAAGCGCCTCGTCGACTACAAGACGGGCAAACAGCCGAAGCCCCAGTACGGACGGGAGGCGAAATTCCAGATGGGGTTCTACGCCCTCGTCGTCTATCGGCTCTCAGGAGAACTCGTCCACACGCTGCAGCTGATGTATCTGGGTTCGCGCAGCGTACTCAAATCGCATCCGACGATGACCGAGATCGAGCAGACCGAGTTCGAGATCGACGCGATCTGGAAGGACATCACTGCCTCGGCCGAAGCCGATCGGTGGCGACCGAAGAAGTCTCCGCTGTGCAATTGGTGCACCTTCAAACCACTGTGCCCGGCCTGGGGCAACTCGGCCCCGCCGACCCCGGAGATCACGAAGATCGTCGGGGTCTGA
- a CDS encoding undecaprenyl-diphosphate phosphatase, translated as MYDWLVAAVLGIVQALTEFLPISSSAHVRIVGELMLPGKDPGAFFTAIIQIGTEAAVIVYFWRDIVSIISKWCRALVGKHDRRDPEVRLGWLIIVGSIPIVIIGLLFQDYIEGALRSLWITATMLIVFGLVIGLADWAGKRERTLDDMTWGQGILYGFAQALAVIPGVSRSGGTIMAGRFMGFDRPSAARYSFLLAIPAVVGSGLYGVYETLGRSEDMVLGWGPTILATVISFGLGLVVIHWFLKYVQTKSFAIFVWYRVALGIVLYILLGTGVLAAV; from the coding sequence ATGTACGACTGGTTGGTCGCTGCCGTGCTCGGAATCGTGCAGGCACTCACCGAGTTCCTCCCGATCTCATCCTCGGCGCATGTGCGCATCGTCGGCGAGCTCATGCTGCCCGGAAAGGATCCCGGTGCCTTCTTCACGGCGATCATCCAGATCGGCACCGAGGCGGCCGTCATCGTCTACTTCTGGCGGGATATCGTCTCGATCATCTCGAAATGGTGCAGGGCCCTCGTCGGCAAGCACGATCGCAGAGACCCCGAGGTGCGTCTGGGCTGGCTGATCATCGTCGGGTCGATTCCCATCGTCATCATCGGACTGCTGTTCCAGGACTACATCGAAGGCGCTCTGCGCAGCCTGTGGATCACCGCAACGATGCTCATCGTCTTCGGCCTCGTCATCGGCCTCGCCGACTGGGCGGGCAAGCGCGAACGGACGCTTGACGACATGACCTGGGGACAGGGCATCCTCTACGGCTTCGCTCAGGCGCTGGCGGTCATCCCCGGCGTGTCACGATCCGGCGGCACGATCATGGCCGGTCGGTTCATGGGATTCGACCGTCCGTCAGCGGCCCGCTATTCCTTCCTGCTTGCCATTCCGGCGGTCGTCGGATCGGGCCTCTACGGTGTCTATGAGACTCTCGGCCGCTCTGAGGACATGGTCCTCGGGTGGGGTCCGACGATCCTCGCGACCGTCATCTCCTTCGGACTCGGACTCGTCGTCATCCACTGGTTCCTCAAGTATGTGCAGACGAAGTCGTTCGCGATCTTCGTCTGGTACCGCGTGGCGCTGGGCATCGTGCTCTACATTCTGCTCGGCACAGGAGTCCTCGCCGCCGTCTGA
- the mshC gene encoding cysteine--1-D-myo-inosityl 2-amino-2-deoxy-alpha-D-glucopyranoside ligase, translated as MKSWPEPQLPRLTSTGKVPTVFDTSTRSPRRLRGKDQTARLYVCGITPYDATHLGHAATYVAFDLLNRVWRDAGLDVIYVQNTTDVDDPLLERADATGVDWRELASSQIQLFRDDMEALRVIPPRDYIGVVESVDEIAAAVRDLVDKGAAYTLENGDVYYRVSTPITPPFGTVSHDDAKTMAELSAERGGDPDTPGKDNPIDPLLWRAEREGEPSWDGGTLGRGRPGWHVECTVIVDEYVGLPLDVQGGGNDLIFPHHEMSAAHAAAWRNKPMARTYMHTGMVGLDGEKMSKSKGNLVLVSELRERGVDPMVIRTVILANHYRTDWSFSEEQLEVAEARLQAWRHAAKCESECREGLRGHIIGLLREALTDDLDSPRALGILDEWADHYADSEGAESDAVSGDRVADAVDALLGIRLLD; from the coding sequence GTGAAGTCATGGCCCGAACCTCAACTGCCCCGTCTGACCAGCACCGGCAAGGTGCCGACCGTATTCGATACGAGCACCCGCAGCCCGCGCCGTCTGCGCGGGAAGGATCAGACGGCCCGCCTCTACGTCTGCGGCATCACTCCCTATGATGCGACGCATCTCGGCCATGCCGCCACCTATGTGGCATTCGACCTGCTCAACCGCGTCTGGCGTGATGCCGGTCTCGATGTCATCTACGTGCAGAACACGACCGATGTCGATGACCCTCTCCTCGAACGCGCCGATGCCACCGGAGTCGACTGGCGCGAACTCGCCTCCTCGCAGATCCAGCTCTTCCGCGACGATATGGAAGCCCTGCGGGTGATCCCGCCGCGCGACTACATCGGCGTCGTCGAATCCGTCGACGAGATCGCCGCGGCCGTGCGTGACCTCGTGGACAAGGGCGCGGCCTACACACTCGAGAACGGTGATGTCTACTACCGCGTCTCGACCCCGATCACCCCGCCCTTCGGCACCGTCAGCCACGACGATGCGAAGACCATGGCAGAGCTGTCGGCAGAACGCGGCGGTGACCCCGACACCCCGGGCAAGGACAACCCCATCGATCCGCTGCTGTGGAGGGCCGAACGCGAAGGCGAACCGTCCTGGGACGGTGGAACGCTGGGACGCGGCCGTCCCGGCTGGCACGTCGAATGCACCGTCATCGTCGACGAATACGTGGGTCTTCCCCTCGACGTGCAGGGCGGAGGAAACGACCTCATCTTCCCGCACCACGAGATGAGCGCAGCCCATGCCGCTGCCTGGCGGAACAAGCCGATGGCCCGAACCTACATGCACACCGGCATGGTCGGTCTCGACGGCGAGAAGATGAGCAAGTCCAAGGGCAACCTCGTGCTCGTCTCCGAGCTGCGTGAACGCGGAGTCGACCCCATGGTCATCCGAACCGTGATCCTGGCCAATCACTATCGCACCGACTGGAGCTTCTCCGAAGAACAGCTCGAGGTCGCCGAGGCCCGCCTGCAGGCATGGCGGCACGCTGCGAAATGCGAATCCGAATGCCGTGAGGGTCTGCGTGGGCACATCATCGGTCTGCTCCGAGAGGCGCTGACCGATGATCTCGACAGCCCCCGGGCCCTGGGCATCCTCGACGAGTGGGCCGACCACTACGCCGATTCCGAAGGCGCCGAATCCGATGCCGTCAGCGGCGATCGGGTCGCCGACGCCGTGGACGCGCTGCTCGGCATCCGTCTGCTCGACTGA
- a CDS encoding aldo/keto reductase, translating to MKHQRIGQTGLDVSDVGLGTFEWGHRVDAQAAQHLVDEYNDAGGNLIELPSAHHFAAEVIAQLRLPEEMLMMARAGVSMRETDHIEVGLGRARILSQVDSLLRSIGRDHLDVLILDVFDANVDRAETASAIDTLLTLGKIRYVGVSHHTGWQLAEMRGAGIPISCAVAEYSLLNREAEDDLVPAADYAGVGLIAGAGLGRGVLTDKYRNATPQDSRLAGELADYVTEYLDDGSNRVLAGVRRAASALGVSTTDIALAFNRHRGVACTLVSPRTASQLAEITGSDVDLADEIAEVLEQIS from the coding sequence ATGAAGCACCAACGCATCGGCCAGACCGGACTCGACGTCAGCGATGTGGGTCTCGGCACCTTCGAATGGGGCCACCGGGTCGACGCCCAAGCCGCCCAGCACCTCGTCGATGAGTACAACGATGCAGGTGGGAACCTCATCGAACTGCCCAGTGCGCACCATTTCGCAGCTGAGGTGATCGCCCAGCTGAGACTTCCCGAAGAGATGCTGATGATGGCCCGTGCGGGCGTGTCCATGCGTGAGACGGACCACATCGAGGTCGGCCTCGGACGGGCACGGATCCTGTCCCAGGTCGACTCTCTGCTGCGCAGCATCGGTCGAGACCACCTCGATGTGCTCATCCTCGACGTCTTCGATGCGAACGTGGACAGGGCGGAGACCGCCTCGGCGATCGACACGCTGCTCACGCTCGGAAAGATCCGCTACGTCGGAGTCTCCCACCACACCGGCTGGCAGCTCGCGGAGATGCGCGGAGCCGGGATCCCGATCTCGTGCGCTGTGGCCGAGTACTCGCTGCTCAACCGGGAGGCCGAGGACGATCTCGTGCCCGCCGCCGACTACGCAGGGGTGGGGCTCATCGCCGGTGCCGGCCTGGGCCGCGGCGTGCTCACGGACAAATACCGGAATGCGACCCCGCAGGACTCACGGCTGGCAGGGGAACTCGCCGACTATGTCACGGAGTACCTCGACGATGGATCGAACCGGGTGCTCGCAGGGGTGCGTCGGGCCGCCTCGGCGCTCGGTGTGTCGACGACGGACATCGCGTTGGCCTTCAACCGCCATCGCGGCGTGGCCTGCACCCTGGTGTCACCACGCACCGCATCCCAGCTCGCCGAGATCACCGGCAGCGACGTCGACCTGGCCGACGAGATCGCCGAGGTGCTCGAGCAGATCTCCTGA
- a CDS encoding tRNA (adenine-N1)-methyltransferase, whose product MTQALHTRPPRVLSASEKVQLTDPKGRMHTIVLAEGETFHTNKGLISHDDIIGRTEGIIVSNTGGVDFQVFRPRYEDFVLSMPRGAAVVYPKDSGLIVTLGDIFPGAVVVEAGVGSGALSMALLRAVGPTGSVHSFELREEFATIAKGNIADFFDGEPENWSVRVGDLADTLPQTFGPGSVDRVVLDMLTPWNTLDSVSEALAPGGIVIAYVATVPQLSRFVEALRASQKFAEPESMEAMVRGWHADGLAVRPDHRMIAHTGFLIIARRMADGVAPLEKKKRPAAATAAPEDVSAWTDSEVTEAAIGARTAHGKKLRRVMRDAGRRLRDADRPGGPPPGSGTAAPAGSANPTSTASTTSTESEEER is encoded by the coding sequence ATGACTCAGGCACTCCATACCCGGCCTCCGCGCGTTCTCTCCGCGAGCGAGAAGGTCCAGCTCACCGATCCGAAGGGGCGTATGCACACCATCGTGCTCGCCGAGGGTGAGACGTTCCACACGAACAAGGGGCTCATCAGCCACGACGACATCATCGGTCGGACCGAGGGAATCATCGTCTCGAACACCGGGGGAGTGGACTTCCAGGTCTTCCGGCCCAGGTACGAGGACTTCGTGCTCTCGATGCCCCGCGGGGCCGCGGTGGTCTACCCCAAGGACTCCGGACTCATCGTCACTCTCGGCGACATCTTCCCCGGAGCCGTCGTCGTCGAGGCCGGAGTCGGCTCCGGTGCTCTGTCGATGGCGCTGCTGCGGGCCGTCGGCCCCACCGGCTCCGTCCACTCGTTCGAACTCCGCGAGGAGTTCGCCACGATCGCGAAGGGAAATATCGCCGACTTCTTCGACGGCGAACCGGAGAACTGGTCCGTGAGGGTCGGTGACCTCGCCGACACGCTGCCGCAGACCTTCGGCCCCGGCTCGGTCGACCGGGTCGTGCTCGACATGCTCACCCCCTGGAACACCCTCGACTCGGTCAGCGAGGCCCTGGCCCCGGGCGGCATCGTCATCGCCTATGTCGCCACCGTCCCGCAGCTCTCCCGCTTCGTCGAGGCCCTGCGCGCCTCGCAGAAATTCGCCGAACCCGAATCGATGGAGGCCATGGTCCGCGGCTGGCATGCCGACGGTTTGGCTGTGCGTCCCGACCACCGGATGATCGCGCACACCGGGTTCCTCATCATCGCCCGCCGGATGGCCGACGGCGTCGCCCCGCTGGAGAAGAAGAAACGTCCTGCAGCCGCGACCGCCGCGCCGGAGGACGTCAGTGCCTGGACCGATTCCGAGGTCACCGAGGCGGCGATCGGCGCCCGCACCGCCCACGGCAAGAAGCTGCGCCGGGTGATGCGCGATGCCGGCAGACGACTGCGCGACGCCGACCGACCCGGCGGCCCACCACCCGGGTCCGGGACGGCAGCCCCCGCCGGATCAGCAAACCCGACCAGCACCGCATCCACGACCAGCACAGAGTCGGAGGAGGAACGATGA
- a CDS encoding histidine phosphatase family protein: protein MPVIVLLRHGISSANTAGILAGRAPGVSLTDEGVSALEANLALLPHRRFSRLLHSPLTRCVETAAIAQKTVHSDVVDVDDSFVELDYGDWTGRGLKELGREPLWETVLTTPSAARFPGGESIAEAAVRSVSRIAELVAELKAEEDRERAEAGESEANVPPRWAMVVSHGDIIKAIIADALGMPLDDFQRLSVAPGSFTIIDFSGDWPVLAATSVTAAGLAQSNTVGGGGMR from the coding sequence ATGCCCGTCATCGTTCTTCTGCGGCACGGCATCTCCAGTGCCAACACGGCAGGAATCCTGGCCGGACGCGCCCCCGGCGTGTCGCTGACCGACGAGGGAGTCAGCGCGCTCGAAGCGAATCTCGCGCTGCTTCCGCACCGCCGATTCTCCCGACTCCTGCATTCGCCGCTCACCCGCTGCGTCGAGACAGCCGCGATCGCCCAGAAGACCGTCCACAGCGATGTCGTAGACGTCGACGATTCATTCGTCGAGCTCGACTACGGCGACTGGACGGGACGCGGACTCAAGGAGCTGGGACGAGAGCCGCTGTGGGAGACGGTGCTCACAACTCCCTCCGCAGCGCGGTTCCCGGGAGGGGAATCCATCGCCGAGGCTGCCGTGCGATCCGTCTCCCGCATCGCTGAGCTCGTCGCCGAGCTCAAGGCGGAAGAGGATCGCGAGCGCGCAGAGGCGGGGGAGTCGGAAGCGAACGTGCCGCCTCGGTGGGCGATGGTCGTCTCCCACGGCGACATCATCAAAGCGATCATCGCCGACGCCCTGGGTATGCCGCTCGATGACTTCCAACGACTGAGTGTGGCACCCGGATCGTTCACGATCATCGACTTCTCGGGCGACTGGCCGGTTCTCGCTGCCACTTCGGTCACCGCGGCCGGTCTCGCCCAATCGAACACTGTCGGCGGAGGCGGAATGCGCTGA
- a CDS encoding SCO1664 family protein, with translation MDHSLLLDALTAGDWTEMGSIPRASNDTRLLVVEHSGRAFRAVYKPISGERPLHDFPPHSLALREVAAYRLSSQLDLGVVPPTVLRDDLPDGRGSLQAYVEASDDEEAVTLSAVSAIPADHTPIFALRTEDGRDLVLSHSVAEGLRAVAFFDLLANNADRKAGHVITGSCLPSIAPTDIGVFGIDNGLTFHAEEKLRTVLWGFSRASFHAEEIDALEAVAAMDEPLRTALADCLSEAELAALSERAATLLTAEFFPEAPDDRTVIPWPPI, from the coding sequence ATGGACCACAGCCTTCTCCTCGACGCACTCACAGCCGGTGACTGGACCGAGATGGGGTCGATCCCACGGGCCAGCAACGACACTCGGCTGCTCGTCGTCGAACACTCCGGCCGCGCCTTCAGGGCCGTGTACAAACCCATCTCCGGTGAACGTCCGCTGCACGACTTCCCGCCCCACAGTCTAGCCCTGAGAGAGGTCGCGGCCTACCGTCTCAGCTCGCAGCTGGACCTCGGCGTGGTTCCGCCGACCGTGCTGCGCGATGACCTGCCCGACGGCCGCGGTTCGCTGCAGGCGTATGTCGAAGCCTCCGACGATGAGGAGGCCGTGACCCTGAGCGCGGTGAGCGCCATCCCTGCCGATCACACCCCGATCTTCGCCCTGCGCACCGAGGACGGCCGTGACCTCGTGCTCTCACACAGCGTGGCCGAGGGGCTGCGGGCCGTCGCCTTCTTCGATCTGCTGGCCAACAACGCCGACCGGAAGGCCGGACATGTCATCACCGGCAGCTGCCTGCCGAGCATCGCTCCGACTGACATCGGCGTCTTCGGCATCGACAACGGCCTGACCTTCCATGCCGAGGAGAAGCTGCGCACCGTGCTCTGGGGCTTCTCCCGAGCCTCCTTCCACGCCGAAGAGATCGACGCCCTCGAAGCAGTCGCGGCAATGGACGAGCCGCTGCGCACCGCGCTGGCCGACTGCCTGTCCGAGGCAGAACTGGCGGCCTTGTCCGAGCGCGCCGCGACCCTTCTCACAGCGGAGTTCTTCCCCGAAGCTCCCGACGACCGCACCGTCATCCCCTGGCCGCCGATCTGA
- a CDS encoding proteasome assembly chaperone family protein, with product MSFLPSGSGALVFIAFEGQDADASEAASSLAKDLIEVWDLSDSAILDTDGFYEFRFSEPEIIRDEDGTATIAWPGVAVHRGHLGELPVTVIHGHEPGLKWREFLSLVLAEVGDEDSVVLLGGLHAEVPHTRPLPVVANTEDPGLAADLDVDANGYEGPIGILGLLGVACQWRGVRAINLWVGVPDYLADSPSPKAELALAKAVERYTGVEVDIHVLEEESRAWELGADELVSLNPNLAELVKGLEELNDSADLPEASGDAIAAEFERYLRKRGREK from the coding sequence ATGAGCTTTCTTCCATCCGGGTCCGGGGCACTCGTCTTCATCGCCTTCGAAGGTCAGGATGCCGACGCTTCGGAAGCGGCGAGTTCGCTGGCCAAGGATCTCATCGAGGTCTGGGACCTCAGCGACTCCGCGATCCTCGACACCGACGGCTTCTACGAGTTCCGCTTCTCCGAACCCGAGATCATCCGCGACGAGGACGGGACGGCGACGATCGCGTGGCCCGGTGTCGCCGTGCATCGCGGCCACCTCGGCGAACTGCCGGTCACTGTCATCCACGGTCACGAACCGGGATTGAAGTGGCGGGAGTTCCTGTCCCTCGTCCTCGCTGAGGTCGGTGATGAGGATTCCGTCGTCCTCCTCGGCGGCCTGCATGCGGAGGTTCCGCACACCCGGCCACTGCCGGTCGTGGCCAACACCGAGGATCCCGGTCTGGCCGCGGACCTCGACGTCGATGCCAACGGCTATGAAGGGCCGATCGGGATCCTCGGACTCCTCGGTGTGGCCTGTCAGTGGCGAGGCGTGCGGGCGATCAACCTGTGGGTCGGGGTGCCGGACTATCTGGCGGACTCCCCGTCTCCGAAGGCCGAGCTGGCTCTGGCCAAGGCCGTCGAGCGGTACACCGGTGTGGAGGTCGACATCCATGTGCTCGAGGAGGAGAGCCGGGCGTGGGAACTCGGCGCCGATGAGCTCGTCTCCCTCAACCCGAATCTGGCTGAGCTCGTCAAGGGTCTCGAAGAGCTCAATGACTCCGCTGACCTGCCCGAGGCCAGCGGGGATGCAATCGCGGCCGAGTTCGAGCGCTATCTGCGCAAACGCGGTCGAGAGAAGTAG
- a CDS encoding DUF3090 domain-containing protein — translation MAALYDHPTPDRFVVGTIGLPGERTFLLQAKSGTSLTTVVVEKEQVEILADRVTELLDMVMIKDPAARVPQTALDDRIDNAGLNVPIEPEFRVGTMSLGWDTVKHELVIECFELTEADARAGTSADPDDDEVEREVLRVVLDAAAAREFSRRGEQVVSAGRGDCPFCSLPLEPDGHLCPRANGIPRA, via the coding sequence ATGGCAGCTCTGTACGACCACCCCACACCGGATCGTTTCGTCGTCGGCACGATCGGACTCCCGGGGGAACGGACCTTCCTCCTCCAGGCGAAGTCGGGAACCTCACTGACGACCGTGGTCGTGGAGAAGGAACAGGTGGAGATCCTCGCCGACCGAGTCACCGAACTGCTCGACATGGTGATGATCAAGGACCCCGCCGCTCGTGTGCCGCAGACGGCCCTCGATGACCGCATCGACAATGCCGGGCTGAATGTGCCGATCGAACCGGAGTTCCGCGTGGGCACGATGAGCCTGGGCTGGGACACGGTCAAACACGAACTCGTCATCGAATGCTTCGAACTCACCGAGGCCGATGCTCGGGCGGGCACCTCCGCGGACCCGGATGACGACGAGGTCGAACGCGAGGTGCTGCGCGTGGTCCTCGACGCGGCGGCCGCGCGCGAGTTCTCTCGCCGCGGCGAACAGGTCGTCAGCGCAGGACGCGGCGACTGCCCGTTCTGCTCGCTCCCGCTCGAACCGGACGGACACCTCTGCCCGCGAGCCAACGGGATCCCACGCGCCTGA
- a CDS encoding DUF5703 family protein → MKRQRPRMTYEFRKVSFSRDVPRSVSLQELNDEAEYGRWELARTRISVGGVRTVWLRRKIMPLTQSA, encoded by the coding sequence ATGAAACGTCAGCGACCACGGATGACCTACGAGTTCCGGAAGGTCTCGTTCTCCCGGGATGTCCCGCGTTCGGTCAGCCTGCAGGAGCTCAACGACGAAGCGGAATACGGCAGATGGGAGCTCGCCCGCACCCGCATCTCCGTCGGAGGAGTGCGTACGGTGTGGTTGCGCCGCAAGATCATGCCGCTGACGCAGAGCGCCTGA